The following proteins come from a genomic window of Amaranthus tricolor cultivar Red isolate AtriRed21 chromosome 14, ASM2621246v1, whole genome shotgun sequence:
- the LOC130800303 gene encoding uncharacterized protein LOC130800303 has product MSLKESLAKFQRQHEKCQSTLSSIASEKQAAAKATAPSKSSYNVQKSTATVTRPPPPVVKFSNDTERLQFINNIRKSPAGAQLKRVIDLLLERREALTPEQINEACYVDVYGNKTVFDSLKNNPKVHYDGRCFSYKAKHQAKNKDQLLSTIRKFREGMPVIDLKDAYPNVMEDLQTLKADRKVWLLSNIDSQEDIVYPNDPRVPIKVDDDLKQLFRSIELPRDFLDVEKELQKSGVKPLTNTAQRRAAAQIQGTSTKPKSKKKKHEISKRTKLTNAHLPELFQHLSSQ; this is encoded by the exons ATGTCATTGAAAGAATCTTTAGCAAAGTTTCAAAGACAGCATGAGAAGTGTCAGTCTACTCTTTCAAGCATTGCCTCTGAAAAACAAGCTGCTGCCAAGGCCACTGCTCCTTCGAAGTCTAGTTATAATGTGCAGAAATCAACTGCAACAGTCACGCGGCCTCCTCCTCCCGTtgtcaaattctcaaatgatacAGAAAGGCTTCAGTTTATTAACAACATAAGGAAGTCTCCTGCTGGAGCTCAATTGAAGCGTGTCATTGATCTGCTACTTGAG AGGAGGGAAGCGTTAACTCCTGAGCAAATCAATGAAGCATGTTATGTTGATGTGTATGGAAACAAAACTGTTTTTGACAGTTTGAAGAACAACCCAAAAGTGCATTATGATGGGAGATGTTTTTCTTACAAG GCAAAGCATCAAGCCAAGAACAAGGACCAACTGCTTAGTACTATACGGAAATTTCGTGAAGGCATGCCGGTAATTGATCTAAAGGATGCTTATCCAAATGTGATGGAAGATTTGCAG ACTTTGAAGGCTGATAGAAAAGTTTGGTTGCTCTCAAACATTGATTCCCAAGAGGATATAGTTTACCCAAACGACCCTCGGGTCCCTATCAAGGTGGATGATGATCTCAAACAACTCTTCCGAAGCATCGAGTTGCCACGTGATTTTCTTGATGTTGAGAAAGAACTTCAGAAGAGTGGTGTTAAGCCTCTTACAAACACTGCCCAGAGAAGGGCTGCCGCACAAATTCAAGGCACTTCCACAAAACCGAAATCTAAGAAGAAGAAGCATGAAATTAGCAAAAGGACTAAGCTCACAAATGCCCACCTTCCAGAATTGTTTCAACACCTTTCATCACAGTGA